From Cecembia calidifontis, one genomic window encodes:
- a CDS encoding DUF2092 domain-containing protein yields MKKIFLFVLICSPLVQVRAQEYHVDPGAVIILDRMSEIIGNLNSCSFTVHTSTEKFDQEKGYLKDFYKLEVYMAGPDKMHVLNEGSKGKTGYWYNGDMLLYYAVNTNQYGFIETPDNITETIDFVYREYDLEYPAADFFYPGFTDDLLGTHERVSYEGLVKINGVEVHHIVAYGKETNVQIWISNDTFALPIRYLIHDLTNDKPLQFEGVFSNWVLNPVLPDAMFEFVVPESASRISILSKSSTYINSPEQ; encoded by the coding sequence ATGAAAAAAATATTCTTGTTTGTCTTGATTTGCAGCCCGCTTGTTCAAGTAAGGGCTCAGGAATACCATGTGGATCCGGGTGCGGTAATCATTTTGGACAGGATGAGCGAAATCATAGGCAACCTTAATTCCTGTAGTTTTACAGTGCATACCTCCACAGAAAAATTTGACCAGGAAAAGGGCTATTTGAAGGATTTTTACAAGCTTGAAGTGTATATGGCCGGACCTGATAAAATGCATGTCTTAAACGAAGGATCTAAAGGTAAAACAGGGTACTGGTACAATGGGGATATGTTACTGTATTACGCAGTGAACACCAATCAATATGGATTTATTGAAACACCGGATAATATTACAGAAACTATTGATTTTGTATACCGAGAATATGATTTGGAGTATCCTGCAGCGGATTTTTTTTATCCGGGTTTTACAGATGATTTATTGGGTACCCATGAAAGGGTAAGCTATGAAGGATTAGTCAAAATCAATGGGGTAGAAGTCCATCATATTGTAGCGTATGGAAAGGAGACCAATGTACAGATCTGGATCAGCAATGATACCTTCGCATTGCCCATACGCTATTTGATCCATGACCTTACTAACGATAAGCCCCTACAGTTTGAGGGTGTATTTTCCAATTGGGTATTGAACCCCGTACTTCCTGATGCGATGTTTGAGTTTGTTGTGCCGGAAAGTGCCTCTAGAATCAGCATCCTTTCGAAATCATCCACATACATTAACAGTCCTGAGCAATGA
- a CDS encoding DUF6515 family protein, giving the protein MKTANRVHKLYLFAFLLIFFFVHPAILEAQRMNHPSAARSAGAPRAASPGGGGNMSRPATGGGAAARPASPPSRPATAPSSRPSTMPSNRPSTAPSNRPGNPNMSNPSQRGNINGGAQRSPERRVNTQNATQDRSINSARDQRNRGDINRGNQAGNDRTGNRTATRGGNDRGGADRGNIRDGNRNPGGNNVGRPSRPGGNNINIGNNNNININAQRNTVVRVNMMHPMMMRPPFMWGGMRVFAFHSFFWFPFRPFFWGPMWHPWGFHVPMLPPQAQVINVVP; this is encoded by the coding sequence ATGAAAACAGCCAATCGCGTCCATAAATTATATTTATTCGCATTCCTCCTTATTTTCTTTTTTGTACATCCTGCCATACTTGAAGCCCAACGGATGAACCATCCTTCTGCTGCCCGGTCTGCAGGGGCTCCAAGGGCTGCTTCACCGGGAGGAGGTGGAAATATGTCTAGGCCTGCCACAGGAGGAGGTGCTGCTGCTAGACCTGCCTCTCCTCCTTCACGGCCTGCCACAGCGCCTTCTTCAAGACCTTCCACTATGCCGTCCAATAGGCCAAGTACGGCACCGAGCAACAGACCTGGTAATCCTAACATGAGCAATCCATCCCAAAGGGGAAATATCAATGGTGGTGCGCAGCGTTCCCCGGAAAGGAGGGTAAATACACAAAATGCCACCCAAGACCGCTCAATCAATTCTGCCAGGGATCAAAGAAATAGGGGAGATATTAATAGGGGAAATCAAGCTGGCAATGACAGAACAGGGAACAGGACAGCTACTAGAGGAGGGAATGACAGGGGAGGAGCAGATAGGGGAAATATCCGGGATGGCAACAGAAATCCGGGAGGCAATAATGTCGGTAGGCCTTCCCGGCCCGGAGGAAATAATATCAATATCGGCAATAATAACAATATCAATATCAATGCACAGCGCAACACCGTCGTAAGGGTGAACATGATGCACCCCATGATGATGAGACCTCCCTTTATGTGGGGAGGGATGAGGGTTTTTGCTTTTCATTCATTCTTTTGGTTTCCCTTTAGACCCTTTTTCTGGGGTCCTATGTGGCATCCCTGGGGATTCCATGTGCCCATGCTTCCACCTCAGGCCCAGGTCATCAATGTAGTCCCTTAA
- a CDS encoding IS1380 family transposase, with amino-acid sequence MKITNSTEKITPFGGFNFVFNSFKNSGLPELIDNQLGVRALRGGFSYSDIFANHMAIFFNGGDCTEDINVHLRDALEQVPSFSVCSADTILRGIKELAVDTELFINPSSGVSHEFNINGKLNSLLLKSACKTGLLKSGVAYDLDYDNTVIPTEKYDSKKTYKHVYGYQPGVASIAHPEFSQAIPVYVEGRNGNSQAKYLQADTLTRMFGQLTNENIRIGRFRADSASYQEEVLRTLEAHTESFYIRANRCAKLDNILGSIAPEKWQKIRLGVQEMEVTDLSDYKPFGKDRSYRLVITRIRRKDGQADVFSGDAFTYRAILTNEHTSSNEAVVRFYNARGASERLFDVLNNDFGWSKLPCSFLAENTSFMLMTAMYANFYTYIIGEYSRKVDWLKPTDRLKKFIFRFITVSAKWIRTGRREVLKLFTSKDYKPILN; translated from the coding sequence ATGAAAATTACGAATTCGACAGAAAAAATCACACCTTTCGGAGGTTTTAATTTTGTTTTTAACTCTTTCAAAAATTCTGGTCTCCCAGAACTCATTGATAATCAATTGGGGGTTAGAGCCTTAAGGGGAGGGTTTTCATACAGTGACATTTTCGCCAATCATATGGCTATTTTCTTTAATGGTGGCGACTGTACTGAAGATATCAATGTTCACTTGAGAGACGCACTTGAACAGGTCCCTTCATTTTCAGTATGCAGTGCCGATACAATTCTGAGAGGTATCAAAGAGCTTGCTGTTGATACAGAACTCTTTATAAATCCGTCCAGTGGAGTAAGCCATGAATTTAATATCAATGGAAAACTCAACAGCTTGTTGTTAAAATCAGCTTGTAAGACCGGATTACTCAAGTCAGGTGTTGCTTACGACCTCGATTATGACAACACCGTCATTCCAACTGAAAAGTACGATTCAAAAAAGACATATAAACACGTCTATGGATATCAGCCAGGTGTAGCTTCCATAGCACATCCTGAATTTTCACAGGCCATTCCTGTGTACGTAGAGGGCAGAAATGGCAACAGTCAGGCCAAATATTTGCAGGCTGATACACTTACACGCATGTTTGGGCAGCTTACCAATGAAAATATCCGTATCGGAAGGTTCAGAGCCGATTCAGCATCCTATCAGGAAGAAGTTCTCCGCACACTGGAAGCACATACCGAAAGCTTTTATATACGGGCAAACAGATGTGCCAAACTGGATAATATCCTTGGAAGTATAGCCCCTGAGAAGTGGCAGAAAATACGTTTGGGTGTACAGGAAATGGAAGTTACTGACCTATCCGACTACAAACCTTTCGGTAAAGACAGGTCTTACAGGCTGGTCATTACCAGAATCAGGCGTAAAGACGGGCAGGCAGATGTGTTTAGTGGAGATGCATTTACTTACAGGGCTATTCTGACCAATGAACATACATCGTCCAATGAAGCTGTTGTAAGGTTTTATAACGCCCGGGGTGCAAGCGAACGCTTGTTTGATGTACTCAACAATGACTTTGGCTGGTCTAAGTTGCCCTGTTCGTTCCTTGCAGAGAATACCTCCTTTATGCTTATGACGGCTATGTATGCCAATTTTTACACCTATATCATTGGAGAGTATTCCAGAAAAGTTGATTGGCTTAAGCCTACCGACAGGCTCAAGAAGTTTATCTTCAGATTTATCACTGTTTCAGCCAAGTGGATAAGAACGGGAAGAAGAGAAGTGCTCAAACTGTTCACGAGTAAGGATTACAAGCCGATTTTGAACTAA
- a CDS encoding TRAP transporter large permease, with protein sequence MEYISIIILVLSFITLMGIGVPVAWSLGISSFLTLLVSVAALPSATTIAQRMGTGLDSFALLAIPFFVLAGEIMNRGGIANRLIELAKAMTGKLPGGLLYVNVIAAMLFGAIAGSAAAAVSAIGGILGKRMEQEGYPKGLGAAVNITSSTTGLIIPPSNILIVYSLASGGVSIAALFVAGYIPGIFIGLVLMLTAAIFIKKHNLPPGEVSSFKELVQKSVRAFPALLLLFIVIGGIVAGVFTATEASAIAVVYTLALSFFYKELKVKDLPAILLKSSETTAVVLLLVSTSMSMSWVMSSEDIPQSISEALLSLSDNIFVILIIINLLLLFVGIFMDMTPAVLIFTPIFLPVVTALGVDPVHFGIIMILNLCIGLCTPPVGSVLFLGVQVAQMSIQKAVKPLIPFFIAMILGLIVVTLWPGLTLWLPRLFGL encoded by the coding sequence ATGGAATACATCAGCATTATCATTCTGGTATTATCTTTTATTACATTAATGGGCATTGGGGTTCCTGTGGCCTGGAGTCTTGGGATCTCGAGTTTTCTCACCCTTTTGGTATCTGTAGCAGCCTTACCCTCGGCTACCACCATTGCACAACGGATGGGAACGGGATTGGATAGTTTTGCCTTATTGGCCATTCCATTTTTTGTGTTGGCAGGTGAAATTATGAACCGGGGCGGAATAGCCAACCGTCTGATTGAACTGGCAAAAGCCATGACAGGGAAATTGCCTGGGGGCCTGTTGTACGTGAATGTGATTGCAGCCATGCTCTTCGGGGCCATTGCGGGTTCTGCTGCAGCAGCTGTATCTGCCATAGGTGGGATTTTGGGTAAAAGGATGGAACAGGAAGGTTATCCCAAGGGATTGGGAGCAGCGGTTAACATTACTTCTTCCACTACCGGTCTGATAATTCCCCCATCTAACATACTGATAGTATATTCTCTGGCATCGGGAGGGGTTTCTATTGCAGCCCTTTTCGTTGCAGGTTACATTCCTGGGATTTTTATTGGACTGGTGCTGATGCTTACGGCTGCGATTTTTATCAAAAAACACAATCTTCCTCCGGGAGAAGTAAGTTCATTTAAGGAATTGGTGCAAAAATCAGTCAGGGCATTTCCTGCTTTGCTTTTACTGTTTATTGTAATCGGCGGCATTGTAGCAGGGGTTTTTACGGCAACAGAAGCTTCGGCCATTGCAGTCGTTTATACTTTGGCATTGTCTTTTTTCTACAAAGAATTGAAGGTAAAAGATTTGCCTGCTATTTTGCTGAAGTCCTCTGAGACGACCGCTGTGGTTTTGCTTTTGGTGTCTACCTCTATGAGTATGTCCTGGGTGATGTCCAGTGAGGATATCCCCCAATCCATTAGTGAAGCCCTATTATCCTTAAGCGACAATATTTTCGTCATTTTGATCATTATCAATTTGTTGTTGCTATTTGTGGGGATATTTATGGATATGACTCCGGCGGTTTTGATATTCACCCCGATCTTTTTGCCAGTTGTCACCGCCTTGGGTGTGGATCCTGTGCATTTTGGAATCATCATGATTTTGAACCTGTGTATTGGGCTTTGTACCCCGCCTGTGGGTTCGGTACTCTTCCTTGGGGTTCAGGTAGCCCAAATGAGTATACAAAAAGCTGTTAAGCCATTGATACCCTTCTTTATTGCTATGATTTTGGGACTGATTGTGGTGACGCTGTGGCCGGGATTAACTTTGTGGTTGCCAAGACTATTTGGTTTGTAA
- a CDS encoding sugar kinase has protein sequence MSKKIITIGEVMMRFSTPGHERFLQANTYHLTFGGAEANVAISLAQLGMKSSHVTAFPDNDFGLAAKAYLRQMGLETDLVFLKDGRMGLYFLENGSMQRSSKIIYDRFDSAFSLFEGEEIDWDLVFENVDWFHWTGITPAISQQAADLLLNALKAANGKGVTVSGDINYRRNLWQYGKGPLDIMPELIRYTHVIVAGKTDFENCMDIQADDWITCCYEAKKYYPQIKYITKTKRESISASHNKLHGVLWNGSEVINSKTYEITHIVDRVGGGDAFIAGLIYGLMHMDDQEALEFATAATVLKHSIPGDANLVKLDEIIDLMNEKNVGKLMR, from the coding sequence ATGAGCAAAAAAATCATCACAATCGGCGAAGTAATGATGCGTTTCAGTACTCCCGGGCATGAAAGATTCCTTCAGGCTAATACCTATCACCTTACCTTTGGAGGGGCGGAAGCCAATGTTGCCATTTCTTTGGCGCAACTTGGAATGAAGTCTTCTCATGTCACTGCTTTTCCGGATAATGATTTTGGATTGGCGGCCAAGGCCTATTTAAGGCAAATGGGCTTGGAGACAGATCTGGTTTTTTTAAAGGATGGTAGGATGGGGCTCTATTTTTTGGAAAATGGGTCAATGCAGCGTTCATCTAAAATAATTTATGATCGGTTTGATTCGGCGTTTTCACTTTTTGAAGGTGAAGAAATAGATTGGGACCTGGTTTTTGAAAATGTAGATTGGTTCCATTGGACGGGTATCACACCGGCTATTTCCCAGCAAGCTGCTGACCTCTTATTGAATGCGTTGAAAGCTGCAAATGGAAAAGGGGTCACAGTGAGCGGCGATATCAATTACAGGAGGAACCTATGGCAATATGGAAAGGGGCCTTTGGATATTATGCCTGAACTGATAAGGTATACCCATGTGATTGTAGCAGGTAAAACAGACTTTGAAAATTGCATGGACATACAGGCAGATGATTGGATCACCTGTTGTTATGAGGCCAAGAAATATTATCCGCAAATAAAATATATCACGAAGACTAAAAGAGAATCAATTTCTGCGTCCCATAATAAACTCCATGGCGTGCTATGGAATGGATCGGAAGTCATCAATTCTAAGACCTATGAAATCACCCATATTGTGGACAGGGTCGGAGGCGGGGATGCCTTTATCGCTGGATTGATATATGGATTGATGCATATGGACGATCAGGAAGCTTTGGAATTCGCAACGGCAGCCACAGTGCTTAAGCACAGTATTCCAGGGGATGCCAATTTGGTCAAGTTGGATGAAATCATTGACCTGATGAATGAAAAAAATGTGGGAAAACTCATGCGATAA
- a CDS encoding TRAP transporter substrate-binding protein → MIKETGKKYWGKVIQRLVIGCFALLFFTTCQGPGGIRIIKMGHGLGVTHPVHEAMVYMAERIAEKSEGRMIVKVYPNQQLGTERELVELLQIGSLGMTKVSSATLESFAPAMQVLSMPYLFKDDEHRDEVLKGSIGKKLLLESEKYWLRGLCYYDAGKRSFYSKTKPIESPEDLKGLKIRVLESNMATNMIKSFGGSPTPISYGELYTALQQGIVDAAENNPPSLYTSRHYEVCKFYSINEHTAIPDVVVISTKVWDSLDEEEKQWIQEAADESAEYQYKLWAASVELSLREMEKAGVTITYPDQSGFRQAVEVMYDNFKTSQPELYAIIEEIRKIGS, encoded by the coding sequence ATGATCAAAGAAACTGGGAAAAAATATTGGGGTAAAGTGATCCAAAGATTGGTAATCGGATGTTTTGCCCTTCTTTTTTTTACAACCTGTCAGGGGCCCGGAGGGATCAGGATCATCAAAATGGGACATGGTCTTGGAGTAACGCATCCTGTGCATGAGGCCATGGTCTACATGGCTGAAAGAATTGCTGAAAAATCGGAGGGAAGGATGATTGTGAAGGTTTATCCCAATCAGCAGTTGGGCACAGAAAGGGAGCTGGTGGAACTGTTACAGATCGGTAGTCTGGGCATGACCAAGGTGTCTTCGGCTACATTGGAAAGTTTCGCTCCGGCCATGCAGGTTTTATCCATGCCCTATCTTTTCAAAGATGATGAGCACAGGGATGAGGTGTTAAAAGGGTCAATTGGAAAAAAATTGCTTCTTGAAAGTGAGAAATATTGGTTGAGAGGCCTTTGCTATTATGATGCAGGCAAAAGATCCTTTTATTCCAAAACTAAACCCATTGAATCTCCTGAAGATCTAAAAGGATTAAAAATCAGGGTTTTGGAGAGTAATATGGCCACCAATATGATCAAGAGTTTTGGAGGCTCACCTACACCAATTTCTTATGGGGAGTTGTATACCGCACTTCAGCAAGGGATCGTGGATGCAGCTGAAAACAATCCTCCCAGCCTTTATACTTCCAGGCATTATGAGGTTTGTAAATTCTATTCCATCAATGAGCATACAGCAATACCAGATGTGGTAGTGATCAGTACAAAAGTGTGGGACAGTTTGGATGAAGAAGAGAAACAGTGGATTCAGGAGGCAGCTGATGAATCAGCGGAATACCAATACAAACTCTGGGCAGCATCTGTAGAATTGTCCTTGAGAGAAATGGAAAAAGCCGGGGTTACCATTACTTATCCCGATCAATCTGGATTTCGGCAGGCGGTGGAGGTCATGTATGACAACTTCAAAACAAGCCAGCCTGAACTCTATGCCATCATTGAAGAAATCCGTAAAATAGGCAGTTAA
- a CDS encoding TRAP transporter small permease → MNLSFKSNLDKIVAGLLILLMAIMVLNVTWQVVSRYVFQNPSSFTDELSRYMLIWLGMLGAAYVAGQDQHLAIDILPQKLVGRAKAKLMIFIYGLVLFFAFLVMVLGGSNLVYITFILEQKSATLQLPLAYVYSIIPVSGFIVAYYQIYQIKQQIPSLKAQ, encoded by the coding sequence ATGAATTTATCCTTCAAATCAAACTTGGACAAAATTGTGGCAGGACTGCTCATTTTACTAATGGCCATCATGGTACTCAACGTGACCTGGCAGGTGGTTTCCCGGTATGTTTTCCAAAATCCGAGTTCCTTTACGGATGAGCTCTCCAGGTATATGCTCATCTGGTTAGGCATGTTGGGAGCTGCTTATGTTGCCGGTCAGGACCAGCATTTGGCCATTGATATTTTACCTCAAAAATTGGTGGGAAGAGCCAAGGCTAAGCTGATGATTTTCATTTATGGGCTAGTTTTATTTTTTGCCTTTTTGGTAATGGTGTTAGGGGGAAGCAACCTGGTTTATATCACCTTTATTTTGGAGCAAAAATCAGCCACACTTCAATTGCCCCTGGCCTATGTGTACAGTATCATTCCCGTAAGTGGTTTTATTGTAGCTTATTATCAGATTTATCAGATAAAACAACAGATCCCTTCTCTTAAAGCCCAATAG
- a CDS encoding IS256 family transposase, translated as MKKEDLLNDDFLKQFRTAGELNSFLQQLQKRAVEKMLEGELDAHLGYEKHQNSDNPNSRNGYSTKTIKNTFGEAEIRVPRDRDGSFEPALVPKRRSMAEGVENVIISMYAKGMSNQDIEEQIRELYDINVSSSTISRVTGAVAEDIVAWRNRPLDPVYLIVWMDGISFKVRENSKVVNKTVYIAVGLRTNGLKEILGLWLGKNESSAFWMGVLTDLKARGVEDILITATDNLNGFTDTIKASFPQSVTQICVVHQIRNACRYVAWKDRRAFTRDMKEIYTAPTKDAAWAALNDFAKKWESKYAYAIKSWRDNWDELTVFFDYPAEIRKIIYTTNLIENLNGKIRKYTKNKLSFPTDDAVMKSVFLAAREASKKWTMPIRDWGAILNSFLLIFGDRVRLLDT; from the coding sequence ATGAAAAAAGAAGATCTCCTAAATGATGACTTCCTCAAGCAGTTCAGGACTGCCGGGGAGCTTAATTCCTTCCTTCAACAGCTTCAGAAAAGAGCCGTTGAGAAAATGCTTGAAGGCGAGCTGGATGCCCATCTTGGCTATGAAAAGCATCAGAATTCCGATAATCCCAATTCAAGGAACGGCTATTCCACCAAAACAATAAAAAACACATTTGGGGAAGCTGAAATCAGAGTCCCAAGAGACAGGGACGGCAGCTTTGAGCCTGCCCTTGTGCCCAAACGCAGAAGCATGGCGGAGGGCGTTGAAAACGTGATCATTTCCATGTATGCCAAGGGAATGTCAAACCAGGACATCGAAGAACAGATCCGGGAGCTTTATGACATCAATGTTTCCTCCTCCACCATCTCAAGGGTTACCGGTGCCGTAGCGGAGGATATTGTTGCATGGAGAAACAGGCCGCTTGACCCTGTATACCTGATCGTTTGGATGGATGGTATATCCTTCAAAGTCAGGGAGAACTCCAAAGTGGTCAACAAGACCGTTTATATTGCCGTTGGCCTCAGAACTAACGGCCTTAAAGAGATCCTAGGCCTTTGGCTTGGCAAGAATGAATCTTCGGCTTTCTGGATGGGGGTACTCACCGACCTGAAAGCCAGAGGGGTTGAAGATATTCTCATAACGGCAACTGACAACCTGAACGGGTTTACTGATACGATAAAAGCTTCATTCCCCCAATCAGTCACTCAGATATGTGTCGTCCACCAGATCAGAAACGCATGTAGATATGTCGCATGGAAAGACCGCAGGGCGTTTACAAGGGATATGAAGGAAATTTATACCGCCCCTACAAAAGATGCTGCTTGGGCTGCCCTGAACGATTTTGCCAAAAAATGGGAATCCAAATACGCTTATGCCATCAAAAGCTGGAGGGACAACTGGGATGAACTCACCGTTTTCTTCGATTACCCGGCTGAAATCCGTAAAATCATCTATACCACCAACCTGATTGAAAATCTCAATGGAAAGATCAGAAAATACACCAAAAACAAGCTCTCTTTCCCGACAGATGATGCCGTAATGAAGTCTGTTTTCCTGGCTGCAAGAGAAGCATCGAAAAAATGGACTATGCCTATCAGAGACTGGGGAGCTATTCTTAACAGTTTCCTGCTTATATTTGGTGATAGGGTCAGGCTTCTTGATACCTGA
- a CDS encoding DUF6515 family protein, which yields MTNVTNVTNVTNVINEYHYVDGIFYQKDDEGYVVVPAPLGAEVSRIPDNFERVEIGENEYNFYWGGAFFEETPNGFRVVPPVAGTLVENLSEGGEEVKIGDRTLIRFGETYYQPVQVNGRNMYEVVYIELEEE from the coding sequence GTGACAAACGTGACGAACGTGACCAATGTAACTAATGTCATCAATGAATACCATTATGTTGACGGTATATTCTATCAGAAAGATGATGAAGGCTATGTGGTAGTTCCTGCCCCGTTAGGTGCAGAGGTAAGCCGGATCCCTGACAACTTTGAAAGAGTCGAGATTGGTGAAAATGAGTACAATTTTTACTGGGGAGGAGCCTTTTTTGAAGAGACGCCCAATGGATTTAGGGTGGTGCCTCCTGTAGCAGGAACTCTTGTCGAAAACCTTTCTGAAGGAGGAGAAGAGGTGAAAATTGGGGATAGGACCTTGATCCGCTTTGGGGAAACCTATTATCAGCCGGTTCAGGTCAATGGACGAAATATGTATGAGGTAGTGTATATTGAGCTAGAGGAAGAATAA
- a CDS encoding UxaA family hydrolase, whose protein sequence is MKTLQIHEKDNVLVVLTDIQKNEEIEYKGKKIVTKQAIPAKHKFTIDDLGKGDFIIMYGVVVGKAKTDLVSGTLITTLNTEHETSGFGKRNKGTEWQAPDIEKFQGRTFKGYHRADGQVGTANYWLVIPLVFCENRNVEVIKDAFMEALGFSKPNPYKTLVHQMSNLYRSGQKNEIENLRIELVQEQKEDRLFKNIDGIKFLTHQGGCGGTRQDSEMLCTLLAGYINNPNVSGATVLSLGCQNAQPSILKEKLAQVNPSLSKPVIILEQQLEGTEQELLSQSVKKTFLALVEANENTRKPAPLCKLSIGLECGGSDGFSGISANPAVGHVSDLIVALGGKTVLSEFPELCGVEQELINRCVDEHTAEKFSSLMSAYSKAAEAAGSGFDMNPSPGNIKDGLITDAIKSAGAAKKGGTSPVTDVLDYGEYLKKPGLNLLCTPGNDVESTTAMAGSGVNIILFTTGLGTPTGNPIVPVIKISSNNKLAERMPDIIDINSGPIITGEKTIEELGEEMLELIIKVASGEKLTKAMELGQDDFIPWKRGVSL, encoded by the coding sequence ATGAAAACTCTTCAAATACACGAAAAAGATAATGTTTTGGTAGTTTTGACCGATATTCAAAAAAACGAAGAGATCGAATACAAAGGAAAAAAGATTGTGACCAAGCAGGCAATTCCTGCCAAGCATAAGTTTACAATTGATGATTTGGGAAAGGGTGATTTTATCATCATGTACGGGGTAGTAGTAGGCAAAGCTAAAACTGATTTAGTTAGCGGTACGCTTATTACCACCCTTAATACCGAGCATGAAACCAGTGGCTTTGGGAAAAGAAATAAAGGAACTGAATGGCAAGCACCTGATATTGAAAAATTCCAGGGAAGGACTTTTAAGGGATACCATAGGGCTGATGGTCAGGTGGGAACTGCCAATTATTGGCTGGTAATACCGCTTGTGTTTTGTGAGAACAGAAATGTAGAAGTAATCAAGGATGCCTTCATGGAAGCCCTTGGATTCAGCAAGCCAAATCCTTACAAAACGCTGGTTCACCAGATGTCAAATTTGTACCGCTCAGGACAAAAAAATGAAATAGAAAATCTCCGAATAGAATTGGTTCAAGAACAAAAAGAGGACCGTTTGTTCAAAAATATTGACGGCATCAAATTCCTAACCCATCAAGGAGGCTGTGGAGGAACCCGCCAGGATTCCGAAATGCTCTGCACCCTCCTGGCAGGATACATCAACAATCCAAATGTGTCAGGTGCCACTGTACTTAGCTTGGGATGTCAGAATGCCCAGCCATCCATATTAAAAGAAAAATTAGCACAAGTCAACCCATCTCTTTCTAAGCCGGTCATTATTCTAGAACAGCAGCTGGAAGGCACCGAACAGGAATTGCTATCCCAATCGGTTAAAAAGACTTTTCTTGCTTTGGTGGAGGCCAATGAAAACACCCGAAAACCCGCTCCCCTATGCAAATTGAGCATAGGCTTGGAATGTGGTGGATCAGACGGATTTTCCGGCATATCAGCTAATCCGGCCGTTGGGCATGTTTCAGACCTTATTGTTGCTTTGGGAGGGAAAACCGTTCTATCTGAATTCCCGGAATTATGTGGTGTGGAACAGGAACTGATCAACCGATGTGTGGACGAACATACGGCAGAAAAATTTTCAAGCCTGATGAGTGCCTATTCCAAAGCAGCCGAAGCCGCAGGATCAGGCTTTGACATGAATCCATCTCCAGGCAACATCAAGGATGGTTTGATCACTGATGCCATCAAATCAGCAGGGGCTGCCAAAAAAGGAGGAACCTCTCCAGTGACAGATGTTTTGGATTACGGTGAATACCTTAAAAAACCGGGACTGAACCTTTTATGTACACCTGGAAATGATGTGGAGAGCACCACAGCAATGGCGGGCTCCGGTGTCAATATCATTTTGTTCACCACGGGATTGGGAACACCTACCGGAAATCCCATTGTCCCTGTCATCAAAATTTCTTCCAATAATAAATTAGCGGAAAGAATGCCCGATATCATTGATATCAATTCAGGTCCAATTATTACCGGAGAAAAAACCATTGAAGAACTTGGTGAAGAGATGCTGGAATTGATCATAAAGGTGGCCTCAGGAGAAAAACTCACAAAAGCAATGGAGCTAGGACAAGATGACTTTATTCCTTGGAAAAGAGGGGTTTCCTTATAA
- a CDS encoding bifunctional 4-hydroxy-2-oxoglutarate aldolase/2-dehydro-3-deoxy-phosphogluconate aldolase: MDHQIILNKVVQSGLVPLFTHHDLELAKSVLDAAYDSGVRVFEYTNRHSNAFEVFKSLKIYADKYPDLMLGIGTIFEVSDAQRFHNAGADFIISPAMIGEVAEFCQSRGIFYVPGCATVTEVYQGKKMGSSLIKIFPGNVLGPAFVKAVLSVIPDIKLMATGGVEPNEDNLRTWFNAGIHCVGMGSQLFDLKSLERGDFSGLKSHIEKSLTIIQNLKK, translated from the coding sequence ATGGATCACCAAATAATTTTGAACAAGGTAGTTCAAAGCGGACTGGTTCCGCTTTTTACCCATCATGACCTGGAATTGGCCAAATCTGTATTGGATGCTGCTTATGACTCCGGGGTCAGGGTTTTTGAATACACCAATAGGCACAGTAATGCATTTGAAGTATTTAAATCCCTTAAGATCTATGCTGATAAATATCCTGATTTAATGCTGGGCATAGGGACCATTTTTGAGGTTTCAGATGCGCAGAGATTTCATAATGCGGGCGCTGATTTTATTATTTCGCCTGCTATGATTGGAGAGGTAGCCGAATTCTGTCAATCCAGAGGAATATTTTATGTGCCGGGCTGTGCTACGGTCACCGAGGTGTATCAGGGAAAAAAAATGGGGTCTAGCCTGATTAAGATCTTTCCTGGAAATGTCCTTGGCCCTGCTTTCGTCAAGGCTGTCCTTTCCGTCATTCCGGACATCAAACTGATGGCCACCGGTGGAGTAGAACCCAATGAAGATAACCTTAGGACCTGGTTCAATGCAGGCATCCACTGCGTGGGTATGGGCTCTCAATTGTTTGATTTGAAATCATTGGAAAGAGGGGATTTCAGCGGATTGAAATCCCATATTGAAAAATCTTTGACCATTATTCAAAATTTAAAAAAATGA